In one Tachysurus vachellii isolate PV-2020 chromosome 24, HZAU_Pvac_v1, whole genome shotgun sequence genomic region, the following are encoded:
- the gpr183b gene encoding G-protein coupled receptor 183-B codes for MMSEPANLNCTNLYSHYLVARVLMPLAYSIICPVGLLGNGLVLHIIYTKVTKLNSSTLYSANLAMSDLLFCLALPLRAVYYALGFHWPMGEGLCKASALLFYINAYAGVNFMTCLAVDRFVSVALRPKCVWLRNIRNVKLICLLMWVLVLAQTLPLLTMTMTYEEHDGRITCMEYPNFEHTVPGLPYLLIGAVVLGYGIPLGIILLCYSALSHRLRRAAKSNRLTERSGRTHKARAVIAGVVVVFVVCFSPYHVDLLQYMIRKLVHEPDCEELHAFQISLHITVCLMNFNACLDPFVYCFACSGYKKKVLNLLKRQVSPSLSSAAPSSPDSSGTNEQQTHLTHHNRPLTLKTIDKNS; via the coding sequence ATGATGTCTGAACCAGCGAACCTCAACTGCACCAATCTCTACTCCCACTATCTAGTGGCACGTGTGCTCATGCCGCTGGCCTACTCAATCATCTGTCCAGTGGGGCTGCTCGGTAATGGTCTGGTGCTGCACATCATCTACACCAAGGTGACCAAGCTCAACTCCAGCACGCTGTACTCAGCCAACCTGGCCATGTCAGACTTACTCTTCTGCCTGGCGCTGCCTCTACGGGCCGTCTACTACGCTCTGGGCTTCCACTGGCCCATGGGAGAGGGACTATGCAAGGCCTCAGCTCTGCTTTTTTACATCAATGCCTACGCTGGTGTTAATTTTATGACCTGCCTCGCTGTGGATCGTTTTGTGTCCGTAGCGCTACGGCCAAAGTGTGTGTGGCTCCGGAATATACGGAACGTGAAGctcatttgtttgttaatgtgGGTGCTGGTGTTGGCACAGACGCTGCCATTACTGACCATGACCATGACTTATGAGGAGCACGATGGCAGGATTACATGCATGGAGTACCCTAATTTCGAGCACACTGTCCCAGGCTTGCCTTACCTTCTGATTGGTGCTGTGGTTTTAGGCTATGGGATCCCACTGGGAATAATCCTCCTGTGCTACTCAGCGCTCTCACACAGACTACGGAGAGCTGCCAAGTCCAACCGTCTGACTGAGCGATCTGGAAGGACGCATAAGGCACGGGCGGTGATTGCTGGCGTGGTGGTGGTATTCGTTGTGTGTTTCAGCCCGTACCACGTGGACCTGCTTCAGTACATGATCCGGAAGCTTGTGCACGAGCCGGACTGCGAAGAGCTGCACGCTTTCCAAATCTCACTGCACATCACCGTGTGCCTCATGAACTTCAACGCATGCCTTGATCCATTTGTTTACTGCTTTGCCTGCAGTGGCTACAAGAAGAAAGTGTTGAACCTACTGAAACGCCAGGTCAGCCCGTCACTCTCCAGTGCAGCACCAAGTTCACCTGACAGCTCGGGAACTAATGAACAACAAACCCATTTAACCCACCACAACAGACCCCTGACCCTGAAAACCATCGACAAAAACTCCTGA